The region CTCAACCTGCATTTTTGGAGATGGGCCCCAGGCCCTGGCCTGTGCTGGGAGTAGTGTGGTGAACTCAGAGATCAGTAGTCCTCTAAGTGTGCTTGCACTGGCTGCTCCCTTTGCACGTGGCTGTCTTTTCATCATGTAGGGCTCAATTCACAAGAGAGCACCTCAAAGGAACTTCTCTTCATGCACCCACATCACTTTATATTCTTTATTCCACTATCTTATTTTCAGAGTAGTTGGCTGCCTGAAATTCTTAGGTGTTTGTTTACAGTAATTCATGGAACTTACAACCTAGTAGGGTGAGgtgcaatataaataaataatgttaggTGATAATAACACGTTATGCAAAAAACAACAcgctgagagagagagataaagggACAcgtgagcagagacctgaaggaaATGAGGCATGGTCTGTATGCATATCTGGGGGAAGAGCCTTCCAGATGGAACAGCAAGTGGAAAGGCCCTGATGCAGGAGCATGCTTGCCCTGCTTGTGGAACAGCAAGGAAGTGACTGTGTGAAGGAGGCATGGGGAGAGGCAGTTTGATTTTTCAGGGCTTTGTAGGCTTTGGTTGAGGACTTTGGTTTTAAATCTGAGTAGATGGGGAGTCACTATGGGTTCTgagtatagaaagtgaaagtagctcagtcgtttgcgatctttgcaaccccatagactatacagtccatggaactctctaggccagtatactggagtgggtaacctttcctttctccaggggatcttcccaacccagggatggaacccaggactcctgcattgcaggtggattctttaccagctgagccacaaaggaagcccaagaatactggggtgggtagcttaTAAGCACAACTTTTAAAAAGGATCATTCTGACTGCTGGTGGAATATAGGCCATGGAGGACAAGGATGGAAGCTCTCCTAAGGGTGACTAATTTGTCCTAGTTTACCTGGCATTTCCCGGATTTTAGCATCAAAAGTCTTATGTCCTGGAAACTCCCTCAATCCCAGGCAATCAAGGACAGCTGGTCATGCTGTAGGGGACCAGGTGAGAGAGGATGGTGCGTGCACTAAAGTGATGGTGATGGCACAGTGGTCAGATTCGGGGCATGTCTTGAACGCAAAGCCTAAAGATTTTGCTACTGAAGTGAATGTGGGTGTGAGAGAATGAAGAGCATCAAGGAGGACTGTCAGGTTTTTGGCCTGAACAACTGGAAGAAGTTGCCGTTTACACACAGGAGGAAGGCTGGCGTAGATACCGGAAGATGGGCCATCAGGAGTTTGGTTTTGGACGAGGTAGTTTGAGATAACTTAATAGACTGGCTAGGAGGGATGTCAGTCAGGCTTTTGGGTATATGAGTCTAAAATTCAGAGAAGTGAGCTGGGCTGGAGGTATAACAGTGAGAGTTGACAGTGTAGCTATGATAGTTAACGCCTTGAGTCTGGGGGAGACCACTGAGGGAATGAATGTGGATACAGGGCTAAGGACTGAATCCTAGGGCACCTGACATTTAGAGATCagggaaaagaagggaaactagcaaaggagactgaaaagcagGAGCCAGTGAGGAGAGCCCAGATTAAGAGGAACCAGGAGAGAAATCTAGGCTCATTATCCCTAGGTGCCATGCTGAAGGCTTAAAGAGGGAGTGATTAGATGATGCCAAGAAGCCAATCTAAGCTTAGTTGTGCAACCTACATGGAGGCTGATTTGGGCTTAGTTAGCTTTCTGAGCTGCCCGTATCCTCAGGAGGTGTGAGCAAGTCCCTGACCCAAGCAGTTCCTAGGGATTACTGGTGCATAGAGGAGACCTGCTTCTAGGACTCAAGCATCTGCTGGGAGTTGGGCTAGTTGGGAGTTGGGCTAGTGCCTTCAAACTGGACATGGTGAAATTCTGGGAGCTGATGGAAACAACTGTCTGTCACAGAGTATGGGGTGTTGAGCTGAGCCTTGAAGGATAAGCAGGTGTTTGAGGATGGGGTGAGggggaaagtggggaggggcaCTTCTAGGTGGAGCAGCAGTGTGAGCAAAGCTCCAGAGATGGGAATGGGCAGGGTCTGTTGAAGAGTCACCTGGTTAGAAGGGAAACGTGTAtgaaggatggggaggaaggtgaggcTGGAAAGAGATGTACGGACAGATTGTGGGAAGCTCCCATAGGGCCAGATGCCCCAGAAACACTTGCCAACACTTGGCTGAAGGAAGGAAATTAAACAAAAGAGATTGTAAGAGCCAAGGAAGGAGGTGATAACTCAGTCATAGAAGACCTGAGGTCAGGGCTGCCCACTGCTCTGGGTGTACCCTGTCCCAGTTCCCATTCGGGACAGGTATCCATCAACTTTTCCTTAAAGCCTAGGGACACAACAAGCTGCTGAGGGACCTAAGCCCTGTCCTGGAGGCTGCTCTGTGGGTCGGGGATAAAGGACCACTAATTCAGAGCGTGGGTCAGGCCCTGGTAGAAGCAGTAAAGGCGTACAATGTCCAGGAAACACCCCTGCTGGAGTCCCTTCCTTCCATTAGACTTTACAAATGCTGGCCCTGGATGCTCAGTGTTCAGAACTCAGTGACCCGCCTTTAAGGAACAATGGGGTCTGGGCATTCTGGGGACTCCTATTGGCTAAACAGATGAGTAGGTAAGCTCCCTCTCCCCAGAGCCACCAGTGAGGTACCAAGATTTGACTGTATGGATTCCCAAAGGGAGGACCTCAGCCTCCCTGGTGGTAAATGCGGTCCCTCCCCAAACCCCTGCCGCTTGCTTTGTGCCTTTAGGCTTGGGGGCACTCAGGGAAGACCTTTCGCCTGGATGGGAGTGATGACTGCCTCCATGGAAGAGTATTAAAGAGTTGGGACAGGGTTTACTCTAGAAAACTACAGATTTCTTGAGGGCAGAGGCCATGTATCTCTGCCCGCCCAGAGAATATCCCAGGACCATCTCAATTGAATGATTAGGGTTTGGTGAAATGGGATGAGATACTGGTGTCCCATCCACTGGTAAACTGCTACTTTCTTGGTGGTCTTTGCCTGCAGTGAGGCTTCTTATTCTGATGTTTTGGATGGGCCAGGGTTGGGATCCAGGGGCTTGAGTAAGCCTGGGCAGTCATGCTTCTCTAGACCTtactttccttatctgtgaagGGCTAAAGGTGGCCTCTTAAGCTCTCTGAAAATTCTGCTTTGACTGAATAAAAGAATGATGAGGCAAGTcaatgagaagaaaaggaaggaattgAGAGTGGTTAAATGgaggagttgttgttcagtcatctgACTTTGTgacatggattgcagcacaccaggctttcctgtccttcactgtctcccagagtttgcgcaaactcatgtccattgagtcaatgatgccatccaaccatctcatccatagtcatccccttctcccgccttcaatctttcccagcatgagtcttttccaatgagtggtctcttcgcatcaagtggcccatgtattggagcttcagctttagcatcagcccttccattgagtattcagaattgatttcctttaggattgattggtttgataaGCAGAGGGGACGATGGGTGAAAGGGCTAAGGAGAGGAATGAGAAACAGCTGAGACTCCCCCAACTACACCTTTCAGCCagcttattcttttttcttgttgcCTTTAGTGTGGGTGTCACTGTACTTTGGATTCCTGGGGCTGTGTTCTGTGTTAACTGGCAGCtgcattctctttcttcactggaGGAAGAACTTGCGGCGGGAAGAGCGTGCCCAGGAGTGGGTGGAGGTGATGAGAGCAGCCACGTTCACCTACAGCCCGCTGTTGTACTGGATTAACAAGCGACGGCACTATGGTATGAACGCAGCCATCAACACTGGCCCTCCCCCTGCTGCCACCAAGACTGCGACTGACGCCCAGAATTCGGATCGCCCCTGGGAGCTGCATGTCCCTGAGAGCAGGAGCTGTGCTGCTCAAGACAGCAGCCCCAAGGTGGAGGCCCCCGGCCCCCTGCATCCTGCAGTGCAGCTGGCACCACAGCAGCCCCTACCTTCTTCCCCAGTGCCGCGGCCCCGGGCCAGCTCCCCACTCCCAATTCCCATCTTTCAGGAGGTGCCCTTTGCCCTCTCCCTGTGTAACCTACCCCCGATGCTGAACCACTCGGTCTCCTACCCTTTGGCCACCTGTCCTCAAAGGACTGTCCACTTCAGCTCCCTCCCCACAATGGCCCAAGGGGACCACTGCTTGAATGCCAAGCCCTTTGCTTCAGAACTGTAGCCTCCTCTCACTGAGGCTGGAGGTATCCTGGGCAGAACAGGAAATGGAGCTGACCTCAGGGAGGTGGTATTGACACAAGGCCAGGGCCCATGTGGATGTCACctaatgaaagatttaaaaagtcCAAGGCTCCATGTGTCTCATGTGTTGTTACGAGGGCAGTGTCTGATGGAGGGCATTTTGCAAACCAAGCTAAAGGTCAGGGTCTCACCAACATCAGTGGGAATGACTGTGGGGAGACACACTGAGCCAGTACTTGTGATGGGCTCAACATCGCTCTGTCTGTTATTTCAGAATAAAACCATGTGCCAGACCCTGGGTCAGGTGCCCAAAGGCACTGCTGTTCTGTGGGATACTGAGGACAGCCACAGAGTGACAGTCACTTAGGATGCATGAGCAATGGTGATCCGTAGTGGCCAAAACAAGTCAGTGTGAAATCTATGAACCACGCTGCACTGCTGCTTGAATTGCATTCTTTGTTAACATCTGATGTATTGTCTCTACATTATTTCTAATACAGGAACACTGTCAAACAGATATCACAATCTTTCTCTTACAGATCGAGAGTTTCCAAGGGCATTTcgcatatcatttaaaaaaaaatttattttggctgtgctgggtcttggttgtggcacaccAGATCTTTATttgaggcatgtgaactcttagtagtggcatgtggtatctagttccctgaccagggattgaacccagaccctctgcattgggagcagagtctaagccattggaccaccagggaagtctgtcatATCATGTTGCAAAGTCTCGAATTTATGTCTGCCTGGCATCAAAGTTCCTGATCTTTCCACCATTCACCATGGTCTCCATTCCCTAATGTCTTTTTTTGAAAACTCTTGGAAAATGATTTGTGTGTGTAGGGCATGATTAACTTGGTTCACAGATTGACTTGGCAGCGGGCTGGCCAATGAACCTTCTAAAagtaaccatttaaaaaaaaatcttaaagggaTTCATGGCTTCTCCCAAAGTTAAGATCCAGTACATGTGAATATTATTTTTTGCATCTTCTGGAAACTATTCTAAAAGGAGAGACAAAAATAATACTGGCTATTTGATCCCAGTTCAAATCTAAGAACACCTAGTTCTGCTCCAGGATATAAAATTTTCCTTCACTTTGGAAATGAGAAAATCCCCTTACTGTATTTACGAGCTAGGCTTtatgtatggtttttcctgagaGGAAAGGCCTCCCAGATTGTGCGTGTGTGTAATCCCAGAATCTAGCAACCATGTAGagctaattaaaaaatttttgtgtaaaaaaagccccagcctcctcctctatGACCCTTATCTTGCAATGGATTTCAAGCCTTCTTCCTTCGTTTTTCCTGAAGACATGGAATGTGTCCTGTAAACATGCTCCTATAGTGAACCTCAAAATAAAAAGCAGGTCTAAGTGGAATTTCCCTGGTTGATGCAGAGTCAGGGGCTTTACTCTTCCCTCACCCTGCCCACATCCCCACAGATGCCAAAACACCTTCATTTCTTCAGGCCAAATTGGGCAAATCTGCAGATTCTTCAGTGTTACTTTCTGTCCAGCATCTGTTAGGCTTTGCATTCAAAAGGAGGAAGGAGTCCATAAAAATAAGGATCAAAGTAGATTTTTCTTCTTAGTAATGGGGGGAGGGGCACGTGAGCCTTTAATCATAGACACAGTGGAAGAAAAAAGCAATGTTTAATTTAGATAAATTAAAATGGTTTTATTACTGATATGAAATTAGCAAAGCCCAAATCAAGTGATGGAAATCTTGAATTCACTCCCTAAACAGAACTAAAACTGCTTAAACATTACCAAAATAGCTCCACTAAAGCAAAGTAGGCTTACATTTCTTAATATGAGAAAACAACAAGGTAGGTTAGGTTCGTATAACAAACAATATACGCTCTATAGTCTCAGGAATACCCAAATGTGTTCTGGTTTGGATATGAAAGAGAGGACCCACATCTAACTGGTATTGTGTTGGTAAGCAAGCCAATGAGGTGTGTAGCAAACAAAAGCTGTCACTAAAAACAACTCAACAGCAGGCCATTATGAGTATGAGCCCATCTCAGTCAAAATCTTCAACTGTGACCACCGAGACCAGAGCGGGAGGGGGGCAGATGGGGCTCTGTCCAGCAACAAAGTGAGGGAATGCCGAAGGCAGGGAAAGCAGCTAGCAGTAGGTGGAGGGTGTCCACACTCTTCAGCTGGGCTGTAAAAGACACAACCCTAAGAGCCAGGCCCTTCTCTGCCTGTAAGACAACACTACTATTTAGGGATCTAAGCCAGTTTGTTCGAGTCTTCTCTTCCTTTAATATATTGCCCCTCGATTTATGGGGGGGAGTCTCTTTAGGTAAACATTATACCAGATAGACggcaaaagaaaaacaggacCAAGAAGTCATGCCTTGGGTAACTTAGGAAAGCAGTAGGAGCTGCCAGaatgaagagataaaaaagcattTGAAATGAAAACCGACACCAAAACTACTAATTCTACTCAGCCTTCCTCTCAGGATTGAGGTGTGGCAGGTTAGGCTTGATTACAGATCAACATACTTTGGGTAAGTTAAGACGACTTTCGAATAAAAATTCCAAATTAATACTGAATGAtactgattcatattgatgtatggtaaaaacaaacacaatattgtaaagcaattatcctccaattaaaaataaaaaaataatgaacaataTAGGCTTATGggaattctttttttaagctgACAAATATGCTTAACTTAGAACAAAGGAGTTCAAGATGTCTTAGTTATGCCTGGGAGATATAGCACTTTCCCAGGTGCTGTGACAAAGGTATTCACAGGTCTGAGTGTAGAGGAACACCTCTGCCAAATTTGGTAGGGGAGAAGATGGCACCATCCACCTCGAGATGGGAAGGACAGAGGATAAACTAAAAGCACAGGTGATGCAAAAGGAAAGTACATACAAAGAGTAAAGGTGTCCTCAGAGTGTCTGCCTATGAATAAGAATTTGAAACTAAAAAGGACAAGCTACATTAACCTCaagtatatttcttataaatcaatTCTCAAAAAAATACCTTCCAGGTACGGACATACTATTCATGGtacagtatatacaaatatagcaGTATAAtttattgctagaattttatttggTTGTTACAAAACTTTCAAgggtatatatattaaaaaagggGGGGCATGAAAGGCAGCCAGAAGAGTAAGTATCTTCAAGTTACCTAAAGTGCCAGACTAACTTTATACTATACTTAAAACTTTCCAAGAACATAAAACAGCACAGATAGGCAAAGGAATTAGAGAGAAGCATGAGCCATAATGAGGTAAGCAGACAcattcatgggaaaagactccATCCTGCCTTAACTCTAAGTTTTAATATCTCTAGGGAAAAAGTAAGGTTAGCCAACACCAAGCTGAACATCATATGAAGAAAAAAACCAGCCCTTAAACATTTAAAGGTGCTCAACTGTATCCATGGCTAACAGGGAAACCTGGACAAACTGAACATGGAAACAAACTCTACCAAAGAAGTCTCAAGGCTTCTCTAGTTTCTCCCTGACTTGGCCGACAGCACAGTTAAATTCTTCAGTTTCCCTTCTGTGTAGCCTGAAGATTGCTTCTCAGATCAACATAGCACAAACACAGGTGACATGGAGAAACAATTCCTCCTAGTCCAGGGACCTTCAGTACCAGGGCTACAGAAGTATTTAACGGGAGGATTATACTTGCTTGTATTAGATGTGAAAAAGCTTGCTGCCATCATGTGAAGCCTCTCCTCCAGGCCTGCCTGCCATGCTCTCTGGACAGAAAGCCTCTAGTTATTTCTGAGCTGCAGTTGTAAGGAAATGTAATATGATTTCAGTAGAATTGTTTCATTTTACAACCTTTTCGGCCTTAGTCAGCCCACAGAGGAACACATTAGGTTCCTGGTTAGCCCCCAGGTAAAAATCTCAAGAAGTTTCCTGGATCAGAATTAGAGGCAGCGCTTTTCTCTATAGTTCCAGAATAGCCAGGCTGAGACAGTGGCCAAGGGACTGCAGCCCTGCCATTCAGAATGGAGACGGTATCAGAGGTGAAAGTCAGTTAGAGCTTAAAGGTAGACTTGAGTGGATGGGTGGGGGAAGATAATCTAGCTCACTCAGGGGGGAAAACTCAGTGGCTCCTACTGGATTAACTTTTTATGCATATAAACCCTGAAACaggattaaaatgagaaaatcccCAGCAAGACTTCTGGTTCACAGGATGGGAGGACAGAACAAATAGCCAGGTCTTACCTTCCTGAGTCTAGAGGCAGCCCTGTCCCCACAGTGTCCACTCCCTAAATCAATTCCCCCAGCATCAGGCCACACCCCATGGCAGCACCTAAAGATGTCTTAAGGAGACAGGGACATAGCTTCAAGCTGCTACCAGGTAAGATTAGCAACTTTTAATAACAAGTCATTTGTTTACATCCTGTTTCAAACCATTTTTCCCACTTCTCACAAAATATGCACAActctttcactttaaatatttacaaacagaaaaggTCTATCTGTTAAAGGAAAGACATTTTCTGAGTCTGTATAAAGTGCAGCTAATTTAAGGCAaatttatgtgaaatataaaagGTGGCTTAGTCTCTCTATATACACATTTTCCAGTTGTAAAAGATAAGGTCTCCTCCcctcagaaaaaggaaagagaaaaaaagagggctTGACTTTTTTTCtggcaattttaaaattaagatcttACTGGTTTCAGGAAATCATAGATTTCTGAATATCATAAGTAAaatggtcttttttaaaaaaataacttttatatagCTTTTTCAAACAAGTTAAAAGGTGACAATGTGTCTGCTACTGTAGTTTGGAGGACTGGAGGATTGATGGGTAGGTAAAAGGGTTGTTTGTGTTAGCTGAGCAGATAATAGGTAGTCCACAGCATACATCCACTTCTGAAATGAGCCTAATGAGGCTAGACACCTAAAGCTGCTCTCAGCTCCAGGAATGAGTATCTTCCATCTCCATCAGAATCAAACTCTCTTAAACGCTCTGGTTCTGGTCCAACAGACTCTAAGGTGTCCTCGATTTCCTGGTAGGTCAGCTTCCCATCCACACCCTGGCCAGTCTTATGGAATAAGCCCTGAAGATCTGTTAAAAAGGAATCACAAAAACACGTATATACCTATACGCATAGCTAAATTTAGTTAACAGTTTAAAAAGTAGTCTCAACTGAATTTAAAGCACTAAAAGAAAAGCTACTTTGCAGACTTTGTTCGCCAAAGGTAAAGTTTAAGGTCTCACTAAATCTCAAAGAggaattctttttgctttttaaatttatatgtatttatttttggctgtgctgggtctttgttgccttGTGCAGACTTTTCCACTTGCGGCAAGTGGAGGCTGCTCTTTTTTgggatgtgtgggcttctcactgagggggattctcttgttgtggagcacagactccaggtgagcaggcttcagtagttgcagtagttgtgactcacggggattagttgctctgcggcatgtagaatcttcctggaccagggatcaaacctgtgccccagcaatgcaggtggattcctatctgctgagccacgagggaagtccctgaaagacTAATTCTTGATCCTTTAAGGATgagagaatactggagggcaCCATCCTTCCaaaatagaagcagtgacagataaTCACAGGAGAAGTGAATGGACTAGCTTTCTCTCTATTCAGggcctttctttaagattttccAGATTTTATTCTTATGTTGAAGGGGTGGAAGGGATGCAGAAGCCTAAAGAGCTAACTGATAGGAACTCTGATGGCCTATAAAACAGACTATGGCATATTGTCAATTCAATAGTTATTATATAATCCAGTAGTTCCATTCCTAGGGTATaaactcaagagaaataaaaacgtGTGTCTACACAAAAAGCTGTAAATGAGTGTTCACAGCTTCATTGTTCCTAATAGTTAAAATGCAGTATATCCATAGGatgcaatattattcagtcaaAAAAGGAATGCAATATTGTTGCACACCACAAAacagataaaccttgaaaacattgagCTAAGTGAAAGAGGCATATTGAAAGAAAGAAGCACACATAAGACCATGTATcacatgattccacttacatgaaacaCCCAGAACTGGCAAATCCAAAGAGAAAGTGGTTgagagattagtggttgccaggggttgggggaagggggaTAATAGGATGTGACTATTCTCTTTCTGAGACTGACCTTCCCTACTCTCCCACCCTGGCCAAGAGCGGGCCCTGTAATGAATACCTAGGAGGGCCAACTGTTTATATAATGTTTAACAAGGGCTTGACTGTGTCCCCACTGAATGACTTAGTATTAATGATTCAGTCTctagaacagacttatggacatgggagagtggggaaagagagggtggcaAATGGAGACAGCAGCATGGAAACACatagatggccagtgggaatttgctgtatgactcaggaaactccaaCCAgggctctatgacaacctagaggggtgggaaggggtgagagggagaagggaggttcaagagggaggggacatatgtatacctatggctaagtcatgttgatgtgtggcagaaaccaacacaatagtgtaaagcagttatctttcaattaaatataaacaGTAAAAGCAATAGATTCAGTCTCTAATACCAGAGGACAGTACTGTCAAGCAATTTTGTTGACAACCTTTTGCGTAAGTCCCTACTTTCAGTCCTAAGAGCCCCAGCAAAGCAGCTATATAAAGCTCTCTGAAAACCAGGAAAGCAATGAGACACTTGTTCCCAATTCCTGCCACCAAGTGGTCAACTGGaaaatgttttctgtgtgtgtgtgcgagcaTGTGTGTACACATGGTGCATGAGTTTATAGAATGTGTTAGACACTCTACAAGAGTATTCTAATAAAAATCAGATTGTTGCCTcaggtcatttaaaaaatgtactcaTTCAAAAGTGTGCACCACCTATATTAGGGATTGAAGTATAAATGTTAAGATGGCTATTTCTTAATCTGCTATAACAGTCTTTCCTCCTTTTATTTCatcaattctttttatttttattttttttattatttcatcaaTTCTTGATGTAAAAATGAAGAGCAGGAGGAGGCAACTTCTGTTGCCAACAAATACAACTTAACATGCTCCTGTCTCcccagaaaatagaaagaaaaaaaatggggatagggaagaaagtatttaaatggcaatacatattaaaaaaatttttttttaattgaatgataattgctttacaaaattagGTTGTTTCctgtcaaatatcaacatgaattagctgtaggtatacatacgtcccctccctctgaacctccctcccgcctctcacctcttcccacccctctaggttgtcatagagctctggtttgagtttcctgagtcacagagcaaattcccactgggtatctatttcacatatgataatataagttcccatgttactttttccatacatctcaccctctccttcctccccctgccatgtccgtaagtctgttctctgtgtctgcttctccattgctgccctgcaaataaattcatcagtaccatctttctagattccatatatatgtgttagtatacaatacttatctttctctttctgacttacctcactctgtacaataggctctaggttcacccacctcattagaactcaaATTAAATGGCAATGTAAATTTAAGTCTCCTATGCTTTAAGAATTAATTGTAACCTATAGATAACttattcacttaacaaatattcACATGTCCCAGGCATGAGGATAGGGGCTGGGAGTGAAGTTAAATGTTATAGCTCCCCAGGAAATTACAACAGTGTGACATGTGCAAACATAAGATACTGTGAGTACACACACAAGAGGAGCCTAGTCAGTCCtgggaggaaagaaaatgtttcctGGTGGAAAGGTTTCTAAAGTGAGGTGAAGAGTCAGGCAGAGAGGGTGATAGGAATGGATGATTTTCCAGGCAGTTAGCAAGTGCAAAATCAGGAGACCAAACATCACAAAGAGGGATGGAACACACACTGCTGGAAGCAAGACAAACACATTTCTCTGTGAATCAGATCCTCCCTACTAACATTTATCTTGCCGTATCTCAGCCAAAGACCCCTCATTTTTGGAGGACTTCTGACAAACAGGGTCGACTTTTACTTTACTTTGCTAGTCTCATAGTATTATGTTTGCTTGTCTTGTTCACTGGACTTTTATATCTGTGGAGAAAGTGAGACAGTATCTTCTTATACTGTATTCTTACTGCTTACACTGGGTCTAACTAG is a window of Ovis aries strain OAR_USU_Benz2616 breed Rambouillet chromosome 1, ARS-UI_Ramb_v3.0, whole genome shotgun sequence DNA encoding:
- the TEX38 gene encoding testis-expressed protein 38, giving the protein MRAATFTYSPLLYWINKRRHYGMNAAINTGPPPAATKTATDAQNSDRPWELHVPESRSCAAQDSSPKVEAPGPLHPAVQLAPQQPLPSSPVPRPRASSPLPIPIFQEVPFALSLCNLPPMLNHSVSYPLATCPQRTVHFSSLPTMAQGDHCLNAKPFASEL